A window of the Euzebya pacifica genome harbors these coding sequences:
- the alc gene encoding allantoicase, which yields MHDPADQTRPDPTRPDPTGLVDLAARRLGGMVLAANDEFFAAKENLLEPLPPVFDPLAYSDRGKVMDGWETRRRRDPSGDPGHDWCIVRLGVTGVIDAVLVDTSHFRGNFPAAFELWGTLTDGGPPGDDADWVQLRPRTELRGDAAQRFDVDAPLRVSHVRFVIHPDGGVARLRLLGRPLVDLRRAADHSGRLDLAAIINGGRAVGCSDAFFSAPTNLLMVGDGRDMGDGWETTRRRGPGHDFAIVELATTGRVERIELDTTNFKGNHPDRCDVLAIDAADADPAELPTDGWTPLVLDHPMQPHARHVIDVEEPTVATHLQLRIHPDGGVARLRARGFVTDEGWQRSTVALLDAATDDRAREVLLACCGSTAWVDAMLARRPFGRPSRLLGAADACWTNVGPDDVLEALSAHPRIGERSASRWSTREQADARAGEQAILDRIAEGNRLYEERFGHVFLIRAAGRSAEEILDALEERLDHPHQTEIAVAAEEQRQITALRLQALLREGVPG from the coding sequence ATGCACGACCCCGCTGATCAGACCCGGCCCGATCCGACGCGGCCCGATCCGACTGGGCTGGTCGACCTGGCCGCCCGCCGGCTCGGCGGCATGGTCCTGGCTGCCAACGACGAGTTCTTCGCCGCCAAGGAGAACCTGCTCGAGCCGCTGCCACCGGTGTTCGACCCCCTCGCGTACAGCGACCGCGGCAAGGTCATGGACGGCTGGGAGACCCGACGACGCCGCGACCCGAGCGGCGATCCCGGCCACGACTGGTGCATCGTCCGCCTCGGCGTCACCGGCGTCATCGATGCGGTCCTCGTCGACACCTCCCACTTCCGCGGCAACTTCCCGGCGGCGTTCGAGCTGTGGGGCACCCTGACCGATGGCGGCCCACCGGGCGACGACGCCGACTGGGTACAGCTGCGGCCCCGCACCGAACTGCGCGGCGACGCAGCCCAACGGTTCGACGTCGACGCCCCGCTGCGGGTCAGCCACGTCCGGTTCGTCATCCACCCCGACGGGGGAGTGGCACGCCTGCGGCTGCTGGGACGACCGCTGGTGGACCTGCGTCGAGCCGCCGACCACAGCGGCCGGCTGGACCTCGCGGCGATCATCAACGGCGGGCGAGCGGTCGGCTGCTCCGACGCGTTCTTCTCCGCACCGACCAACCTGCTGATGGTCGGCGACGGCCGGGACATGGGGGACGGCTGGGAGACCACCCGCCGTCGGGGGCCCGGGCACGACTTCGCGATCGTCGAGCTGGCCACGACCGGCCGGGTCGAACGGATCGAGCTGGACACGACCAACTTCAAGGGCAACCACCCCGACCGCTGCGACGTCCTCGCCATCGACGCCGCGGACGCCGACCCCGCCGAGCTCCCGACCGACGGCTGGACGCCGCTGGTCCTCGACCACCCCATGCAGCCCCACGCCCGTCACGTCATCGACGTCGAGGAACCGACCGTCGCCACCCACCTGCAGCTGCGCATCCACCCCGACGGTGGGGTCGCACGCCTCAGGGCCCGCGGCTTCGTCACCGACGAGGGCTGGCAGCGCAGCACCGTGGCGCTCCTCGACGCGGCCACCGACGACCGTGCCCGCGAGGTGCTGCTGGCCTGCTGCGGCTCGACCGCCTGGGTCGACGCCATGCTCGCCCGACGACCCTTCGGGCGGCCGAGCCGGCTGCTCGGTGCCGCCGACGCGTGCTGGACGAACGTCGGCCCCGACGACGTGCTCGAGGCCCTGTCCGCCCACCCCCGCATCGGCGAACGATCCGCCTCGCGTTGGTCGACCCGCGAACAAGCTGATGCCCGGGCCGGTGAACAGGCCATCCTCGACCGGATCGCCGAGGGCAACCGCCTGTACGAGGAACGCTTCGGCCACGTCTTCCTCATCCGCGCCGCAGGCCGTTCTGCCGAGGAGATCCTCGACGCGCTGGAGGAACGCCTGGACCACCCCCACCAGACCGAGATCGCCGTCGCCGCAGAGGAACAACGACAGATCACCGCCCTGCGCCTGCAGGCGCTGCTGCGTGAAGGAGTCCCCGGATGA
- a CDS encoding DUF305 domain-containing protein, translating into MGTTHRTGGGGRLPAPSGAHHPLLALLVVVLAVFGSGCTRGQDAAAAPTSGPVVLQAGAPGEAPERISAEAAAAIEPPPHTPADVAFVAGMLHHHAQALDMTALVADRTSIDALASFAERMDISQYDEIDLMVSWLEARGEPVPDVGPGSAHARGDHGEHMMPGMLTGEQMDRLAAADGVEFDLLFLDAMTFHHEGALLMVEDLYALEDGSGQDNDLFTMASHIDADQRIEIDRMAELREEVVAGS; encoded by the coding sequence TTGGGGACGACCCATCGCACCGGAGGGGGCGGGCGCCTGCCCGCCCCCTCCGGGGCCCACCATCCGTTGCTCGCCCTTCTCGTCGTCGTGCTCGCGGTGTTCGGAAGCGGCTGCACTCGAGGACAGGATGCGGCTGCCGCGCCCACGTCCGGACCGGTCGTGCTGCAGGCCGGCGCGCCCGGCGAGGCACCCGAGCGGATCAGCGCCGAGGCGGCCGCGGCCATCGAACCGCCGCCGCACACCCCAGCTGACGTGGCGTTCGTGGCCGGCATGCTGCACCACCACGCGCAGGCCCTCGACATGACCGCCCTCGTCGCCGACCGCACCTCGATCGACGCCCTGGCGTCCTTCGCCGAGCGGATGGACATCTCCCAGTACGACGAGATCGACCTGATGGTCAGCTGGCTGGAGGCCCGGGGTGAACCCGTGCCCGACGTCGGTCCTGGGTCAGCCCACGCGAGGGGCGACCACGGCGAGCACATGATGCCGGGGATGCTGACCGGTGAGCAGATGGACCGGCTGGCTGCCGCCGACGGCGTGGAGTTCGACCTGCTCTTCCTCGACGCCATGACGTTCCACCACGAGGGCGCCCTGCTGATGGTGGAGGACCTGTACGCGCTGGAGGACGGCAGCGGTCAGGACAATGACCTGTTCACCATGGCCAGCCACATCGACGCCGACCAGCGAATCGAGATCGATCGCATGGCTGAGCTGCGCGAGGAGGTGGTTGCTGGCAGCTGA
- a CDS encoding LVIVD repeat-containing protein, whose translation MHPSTHRTTTTQPPGRLVVLALSVLLVLGLAVPAAALPTAGEDLPADDGDGQPLDESHGMESIGAEEAALAPEYPTTDDPRVGLPGGPGNTAGEASLNMQRLASMPLAPGASTNSDLAFFERDGRRYAVSGNYNGFNLYDVTDPAAPVHTTSVICPGSQNDVSVHGNLLFMSVESTAAKIDCSAGGGATAETRFRGIRIWDISDLTTPVQLPGVQTCRGSHTHTIVTKPGVEDTLWIYVSMTSSVRAATELPGCSSASSLVDPNTSNFSITVIEVPLAAPETAAIVNRNARIMSTCGDNSCEADHANGSLNGLAFPNPQPNYPEGSGREPGGQSASQTSACHDITSYPAIGLAAGACQGDGLLLDITDPPNPRRIANVRDFNFAYWHSATFNNDGTKVIFTDEWGGGSGARCRATDPLSWGANAIFDIVQTPDGPTMEWRSYFKLPMVQTAQENCVAHNGSLVPVPGRDIMVQAWYQGGTTVFDFTDSANPVEIAYFDRGPVDPTRLLTGGFWSSYWWNGTIVGNEIARGVDTFALTPSPALTQLELDAARQVVTSTTNVQHQQPIVWPTTYLTVRAWHAAADRAGVLAANTSANVKKFVDRAEAATSPASRNNAAAQLRAVSNQVSGDSSQEVGLRNALLALADVVAR comes from the coding sequence CCCCCGGGCCGGCTGGTCGTCCTCGCGTTGTCCGTGCTGCTCGTGCTGGGACTCGCCGTCCCAGCCGCCGCGCTGCCGACCGCCGGCGAGGACCTTCCCGCCGACGACGGCGACGGCCAGCCACTCGACGAGTCCCATGGCATGGAGTCCATCGGGGCGGAGGAGGCCGCGCTCGCACCCGAGTACCCGACCACCGACGACCCCCGCGTCGGCCTCCCCGGTGGGCCCGGGAACACGGCCGGTGAGGCGTCGTTGAACATGCAGCGACTCGCCAGCATGCCCCTGGCCCCCGGTGCCAGCACCAACTCCGACCTCGCGTTCTTCGAGCGGGACGGCCGCCGGTACGCCGTGTCGGGCAACTACAACGGCTTCAACCTCTACGACGTCACCGACCCGGCGGCGCCCGTGCACACCACGTCCGTCATCTGCCCCGGCAGCCAGAACGACGTGTCGGTCCACGGCAACCTGCTGTTCATGTCGGTGGAGTCCACCGCCGCGAAGATCGACTGCAGCGCCGGCGGCGGTGCCACCGCCGAGACCCGCTTCCGCGGCATCCGCATCTGGGACATCTCCGACCTGACAACCCCCGTGCAGCTGCCCGGCGTCCAGACCTGCCGGGGGTCCCACACCCACACCATCGTCACCAAGCCCGGTGTCGAGGACACGCTGTGGATCTACGTCTCCATGACCTCCAGCGTTCGCGCGGCAACGGAGCTGCCCGGCTGCTCGAGCGCCAGCTCGCTGGTGGACCCCAACACGTCCAACTTCTCGATCACCGTGATCGAGGTCCCGCTGGCCGCACCGGAGACGGCGGCGATCGTCAACCGCAACGCCCGCATCATGAGCACCTGTGGCGACAACAGCTGTGAGGCCGATCACGCCAACGGGTCCCTCAACGGCCTTGCGTTCCCCAACCCCCAGCCCAACTACCCGGAGGGCTCGGGCCGCGAACCCGGTGGCCAGTCGGCCTCGCAGACGTCGGCCTGCCACGACATCACGTCCTACCCGGCGATCGGCCTTGCGGCCGGCGCGTGCCAGGGTGACGGCCTGCTGCTGGACATCACCGACCCCCCGAACCCGCGACGGATCGCCAACGTCCGTGACTTCAACTTCGCGTACTGGCACTCCGCCACGTTCAACAACGACGGCACCAAGGTCATCTTCACCGACGAGTGGGGCGGTGGCTCCGGCGCACGCTGCCGGGCGACCGACCCGCTGAGCTGGGGTGCCAACGCCATCTTCGACATCGTGCAGACCCCCGACGGGCCGACGATGGAATGGCGCAGCTACTTCAAGCTGCCCATGGTCCAGACGGCCCAGGAGAACTGCGTCGCCCACAACGGCTCGCTGGTCCCCGTTCCCGGCCGCGACATCATGGTGCAGGCCTGGTACCAGGGCGGCACGACCGTCTTCGACTTCACCGATTCCGCCAACCCGGTGGAGATCGCCTACTTCGACCGCGGTCCGGTCGACCCCACCCGGCTCCTGACCGGCGGGTTCTGGTCCTCCTACTGGTGGAACGGCACGATCGTCGGCAACGAGATCGCCCGTGGTGTCGACACGTTCGCCCTGACCCCGAGCCCCGCGCTGACCCAGCTCGAGCTCGACGCCGCACGCCAGGTCGTGACCTCCACGACCAACGTGCAGCACCAGCAGCCGATCGTGTGGCCAACCACGTACCTGACGGTGCGGGCCTGGCACGCCGCCGCCGACCGGGCAGGCGTGCTTGCCGCCAACACGAGCGCGAACGTGAAGAAGTTCGTCGACCGTGCCGAGGCAGCCACGAGCCCGGCGTCCCGCAACAACGCCGCGGCGCAGCTGCGTGCCGTCAGCAACCAGGTGAGCGGAGACTCCTCCCAGGAGGTCGGCCTGCGCAACGCCCTGCTGGCGCTGGCCGACGTGGTGGCGAGGTAA
- the allB gene encoding allantoinase AllB, whose product MSELDARSLPADLVLRARQVVTPEGIRPAAVHVRDGMIVAVTDGVPRGTDVVDLDDRLVLLPGLVDSHVHVNEPGRTRWEGFFTATRAAAAGGITTIVDMPLNCIPPTVDVAALQAKRDAAEGKLHVDVAVWGGAVPGNAAELAALHDAGVRGFKAFLCDSGVPEYGCVHPTDVSPLLQRIADLGSTLIVHAEDPDVCADAAASLDLRNPRSYNTWLDSRPPEAEVAAVRALVAAVRETGGRVHVLHLSAAEAGEVIGDARAEGLPITVETCPHYLTLHAGDIPDGATAFKCAPPIRDRANADRLWDLLADGVIDAIVSDHSPCPPEDKAPDTGDFLAAWGGIASLQIGLPLVWTAAKERGHDITDVVRWMGEGPARIAGLTDRGRIAPGARADLVVVDPDVEWTIAGAALEHRHPVTPYQGRTVVGAVDTTWLAGTPIVENGRPVGPPRGRMR is encoded by the coding sequence ATGTCAGAGCTCGACGCACGATCGCTCCCTGCTGACCTGGTGCTTCGCGCCCGGCAGGTCGTGACTCCCGAGGGGATCCGGCCTGCGGCGGTCCACGTGCGCGACGGGATGATCGTGGCGGTGACCGACGGCGTCCCTCGTGGCACGGACGTCGTAGACCTCGACGATCGCCTGGTTCTGCTTCCGGGCCTGGTCGACAGCCATGTGCACGTCAACGAACCGGGTCGCACCCGCTGGGAGGGGTTCTTCACCGCCACGAGGGCGGCGGCGGCCGGGGGCATCACCACGATCGTGGACATGCCGCTCAACTGCATCCCGCCGACGGTCGACGTCGCGGCGCTGCAGGCCAAGCGGGATGCCGCCGAGGGCAAGCTGCACGTCGACGTCGCCGTGTGGGGCGGGGCCGTTCCCGGCAACGCCGCCGAGCTGGCGGCGCTGCACGACGCCGGGGTGCGTGGGTTCAAGGCGTTCCTCTGCGACTCCGGCGTGCCCGAGTACGGCTGCGTGCATCCCACCGATGTCAGCCCCCTGCTGCAGCGCATCGCCGACCTCGGCTCGACCCTGATCGTCCACGCCGAGGACCCCGACGTGTGCGCGGATGCGGCCGCATCCCTCGACCTGCGCAACCCCCGCAGCTACAACACCTGGCTGGACAGCCGCCCACCGGAGGCCGAGGTCGCCGCCGTCCGTGCCCTCGTCGCCGCAGTCCGCGAGACCGGCGGCCGGGTCCACGTCCTCCACCTGTCGGCCGCCGAGGCCGGCGAGGTCATCGGCGACGCGAGGGCCGAGGGCCTGCCGATCACCGTCGAGACCTGCCCGCACTACCTGACGCTGCACGCCGGGGACATCCCCGATGGCGCCACCGCGTTCAAGTGCGCACCCCCGATCCGCGACCGGGCCAACGCCGACCGACTGTGGGACCTGCTCGCCGACGGGGTCATCGACGCGATCGTCAGCGACCACTCACCCTGCCCGCCCGAGGACAAGGCCCCCGACACCGGCGACTTCTTGGCCGCATGGGGTGGTATCGCGTCGCTGCAGATCGGGTTGCCGCTCGTCTGGACCGCGGCGAAGGAACGAGGTCACGACATCACCGACGTCGTGCGGTGGATGGGGGAGGGGCCCGCGCGCATCGCCGGCCTGACCGATCGAGGGCGCATCGCACCCGGCGCACGTGCCGACCTCGTCGTCGTCGACCCCGACGTCGAGTGGACCATCGCCGGTGCGGCGCTCGAGCACCGCCATCCGGTCACGCCGTACCAGGGCCGCACGGTCGTCGGCGCGGTCGACACGACATGGCTGGCGGGCACACCGATCGTCGAGAACGGCCGACCCGTGGGCCCGCCGCGAGGGAGGATGCGCTGA